The Rhodococcus sp. B50 DNA window ATCACCGATCCGCAGGCCGTGGCCGAGGCGGTCGAACCCGGGTCCGTGGTCGTCAACGCCGCGGCGTACACCGCCGTCGACGCCGCCGAGACCGACGAGGGCCGGGCCGCTGCGGTCAACGGCACGGGCCCGGGCGTGTTGGCGGCGGTGTGTGCCGACAAGGGCGCACATCTCATCCATGTCTCCACCGACTACGTCTTCGCCGGCGACGCGACCGAGCCGTACCGGGTGGACGCGTCGACCGGCCCGCGCACCGCCTACGGCCGCACCAAACTCGCCGGTGAGCGGGCGGTGCTGGAGTCGCTTCCCACCGCGCACGTCGTGCGCACCGCCTGGGTGTACACGGGCGACGGCAACGATTTCGTCGCCACCATGCGGCGGCTCGAGGGTGAGCGGGAGACCGTGCGAGTCGTCGACGACCAGCGTGGTTGCCCCACCTACGCGCGAGACCTGGCCGACGGACTGCTCGAACTCGCCGCATACGGCGACCGGATCCCCGGTGGGATCCTGCACGCCACGAACACCGGGGAAGCGACGTGGTTCGACCTGGCCCGGGCGGTCTTCGAGGAGATCGGCGCAGACCCGCAGCGGGTGCAACCGTGCAGCAGCGACGAGTTCGTCCGGCCCGCGCCGCGGCCGGCCTATTCGGTGCTCGACGACAGTGCCTGGATCGGTGCCGGCCTGACTCCTCTCCGTCCGTGGCGGGAGGCGCTGCACGAGGCGATCGCCGGTGACGGAACCGCGCCGCCCGCGCGATGACATGTGAGGAAGCGGCCCGTGAGATGTCGCACACCGCCGAGGTCGCTAAGGTGACCGGCGTGGATTCGACGCTGGCCGTGGTGACGGTGACCTACTCGCCCGGCGAGCACCTCGAGAACTTTCTCACCTCGCTCACCTCCGCGACCGTTCTGCCGACGCAGGTGATCCTGGCCGACAACGGTTCGACCGACGGTGCTCCCGAGGCCGCCGAGGCGGCACACGAGAACGTGCGACTGCTCCGGACCGGCGGGAACATCGGATACGGCGGGGCGATCAATCGCGCGGTCGCCGAGATCGACCCGTCCGCGGAGTTCGTGATCGTCGTGAACCCGGACGTCCGGTGGCATCCCGGTTCGATCGACGAACTGCTCGACGCGGCGCGTCGCTGGCCGCGCGCCGGCTCGCTCGGGCCTCTGATCCACGAACCGGACGGCAGCGTCTACCCCTCGGCGCGCACCGTCCCCACCCTGGCGTCCGGTGCCGGCCACGCGCTGCTCGGCACCGTCTGGCCCGCCAATCCGTGGACGCGCCGCTACCGCCAGGAGAACGAGGAGATCAGCGAGCGCCCTGTCGGCTGGCTGTCCGGATCGTGC harbors:
- a CDS encoding glycosyltransferase family 2 protein is translated as MDSTLAVVTVTYSPGEHLENFLTSLTSATVLPTQVILADNGSTDGAPEAAEAAHENVRLLRTGGNIGYGGAINRAVAEIDPSAEFVIVVNPDVRWHPGSIDELLDAARRWPRAGSLGPLIHEPDGSVYPSARTVPTLASGAGHALLGTVWPANPWTRRYRQENEEISERPVGWLSGSCLLLRRAAFDSIDGFDSRYFMYMEDVDLGDRLGRAGWLNVYVPSAVVTHAKGHAAGRHPELMLPAHHESAYRFQADRHPHRWQAPLRWALRAGLAVRSRVAVAAAVRERRNGRTDQNSPVGTTVNRGDDDE
- the rfbD gene encoding dTDP-4-dehydrorhamnose reductase, which gives rise to MRSVLVTGARGQLGRHLVNRGTAAGIPIRGVGSSEVDITDPQAVAEAVEPGSVVVNAAAYTAVDAAETDEGRAAAVNGTGPGVLAAVCADKGAHLIHVSTDYVFAGDATEPYRVDASTGPRTAYGRTKLAGERAVLESLPTAHVVRTAWVYTGDGNDFVATMRRLEGERETVRVVDDQRGCPTYARDLADGLLELAAYGDRIPGGILHATNTGEATWFDLARAVFEEIGADPQRVQPCSSDEFVRPAPRPAYSVLDDSAWIGAGLTPLRPWREALHEAIAGDGTAPPAR